The following proteins are encoded in a genomic region of Sulfurovum indicum:
- a CDS encoding PAS domain S-box protein has product MQGTIYIGIGASAGGLHALEQLVGKLPTDMGYVYIIAQHLDASKKSSLAEILARFTDIPVFQATKECKFAANHIYIIPPEYNLEYKNHHLYLENISKTPGTSTPSIDTMFESLARYKKDHCIGIILTGTGDDGTVGVQKIKEHGGVTIAQSPQEAYYKSMPQSAIDSEQIDHVLDIEQIAEFLDSFVLNRQCNQNSIRINALRSIRKILQEKKNLDIDKYKNDTIMRRINKRMLLVNAKTPEEYLEYINMYPEEVTLLYQDILIGVTAFFRDKESFDALENELFSYLKEKPENYELRIWSIACSSGEEAYSLGILISKISKRLKRNFNVRIFATDIDDEALEIARKALYPKNALKNINKDLLDEYFVETHDGYKVVQFIREQIVFTHHNLLSDPPFINQDIISCRNLLIYILPETQQELFTLFHYSLKEHGVLFLGSSESTLLSIKYFLVVDAERKIYKKEKLKNPPKIPSHYFSKHLEQNDKVKPLQVNKTQTLSIEEQISKKIFDFFAPECILVDKDYSIVYKKGELPFVHLSDGFVTLNILENLDEALRYDVTLLLSRAFDSNRTERTKFIEVTLNSSDNIFVRVIAHPFDDTSDNSLLLLYFQTLSAAELEFNSDKTILSDESLMIHSLTTQLKEVKKENYLLLDKEKINKENMQLLYEELQSSNEELQSSNEELETSNEELQSSNEELQASIVNIKKLKQQLSLILNSTLDGMMGLDLDGNHTFVNDVAVKMLGFSQDELIGRNGHKLWHHTRADGSHFPFEECLLHHALKNGKSVRIQDLFWKKDGTSIEVEVAQNPIVENGRVTGAVLSFHDITEQNSVKRIADREHQLSDIFMKTLGTIVMTLDLDGNITMINEQGAKLLGVKHDLIIGKNWFDNFIPENIKDEIKNVFHKIVNRKVAPVSHYKNIIIDNFNNEHLISWTNSLIKDIDGNITGVVASGIDISNEEVLSKKLFEQENLYRLTFEEANIGIAHVSLEGMWIDTNEYLSNLLGYTKEEFQKLNIADVTYKDDINNEKKMLRLLLNGELNSYHTEKRYVHKNGSIVWVNVGVVLLKDDLGKPLYILKVIRDISEIKLLMYQIELERSELKDIIEFTPIPIMLYDEDCKIIMVNKVLSETIGYDKEEILDINFLIKHLYAPQDKKKAKAFFEKPFKSRQIEKMEHTIVTRFGEKRVGILNSVMLNKRNEKNKKVVLTAIVDITELQHKEELMIAQSRQAAMGDMLAMIAHQWRQPLSVISMTANNMHAQLELDGEVKPEDIEEYIKTLDKQTSYLSQTIDDFRNFFKPDKTKEKISFDAIFNQILTLMQKSLQNNNITLQLPHNREIEIFIYPNQLIQVLINIINNAKDAIKEHNPEHGVITVNLNEKKNKIILEICDNGGGIDPSVKDKLGQPYVSTKSQNGTGLGLYMSSIIVSKYLEGKLYWNSDEENTCFYIELPKIKENR; this is encoded by the coding sequence ATGCAGGGGACTATTTACATAGGTATTGGTGCCAGTGCCGGAGGTCTTCATGCCTTGGAGCAACTGGTTGGCAAACTTCCTACTGATATGGGTTATGTCTATATTATAGCACAACATCTGGATGCAAGCAAAAAAAGTTCTTTGGCAGAAATTCTTGCCCGTTTTACAGATATTCCTGTCTTTCAGGCAACGAAAGAGTGTAAATTTGCAGCCAATCATATTTATATTATTCCACCAGAGTACAATCTTGAGTATAAAAACCATCATCTCTATTTGGAAAACATCTCTAAAACACCTGGTACTTCAACGCCTTCAATCGATACGATGTTCGAGTCTTTGGCTCGCTACAAAAAAGATCACTGTATTGGTATCATTCTGACAGGTACAGGAGATGACGGAACAGTTGGAGTTCAAAAGATCAAAGAACACGGTGGTGTAACAATCGCCCAGTCTCCGCAAGAAGCATACTATAAAAGTATGCCTCAAAGTGCGATCGATTCAGAACAGATCGATCATGTGCTGGATATTGAACAGATAGCGGAATTTCTTGATTCTTTTGTTTTGAACAGGCAATGTAACCAAAACTCCATTAGGATAAATGCACTCAGGTCAATTAGAAAAATTTTACAAGAAAAGAAAAACTTGGATATAGACAAATATAAAAATGACACTATAATGCGTCGTATAAACAAAAGGATGCTGCTGGTCAACGCTAAAACACCGGAAGAGTATCTTGAGTATATCAATATGTATCCTGAAGAAGTTACTCTGCTGTATCAAGATATTCTCATTGGGGTTACCGCTTTTTTTAGAGACAAAGAGTCATTTGATGCACTGGAAAACGAACTGTTTTCATACCTGAAAGAGAAACCTGAAAACTATGAACTGAGAATTTGGTCAATTGCCTGCTCGAGTGGTGAGGAGGCCTATTCATTAGGCATTTTAATCTCAAAAATCTCTAAAAGACTAAAAAGAAACTTCAATGTACGAATATTTGCTACAGATATTGATGATGAGGCGTTAGAGATCGCCCGGAAAGCTCTTTATCCCAAAAACGCTTTAAAAAACATAAACAAAGATCTGCTTGATGAGTATTTTGTAGAAACACATGATGGCTATAAAGTTGTACAATTTATCAGGGAACAGATTGTGTTTACACATCACAACCTCTTAAGTGATCCGCCATTTATCAATCAGGATATCATCAGCTGTAGAAATCTTTTGATATATATTTTGCCTGAAACCCAACAGGAGCTATTTACACTCTTTCACTATTCTTTGAAAGAGCATGGCGTTCTCTTCTTAGGCTCATCTGAATCAACCTTGCTTAGTATAAAATACTTTTTGGTAGTAGATGCCGAACGTAAGATCTATAAAAAAGAGAAGCTGAAAAATCCGCCTAAAATCCCTAGTCACTATTTTTCAAAGCATCTTGAACAAAACGATAAGGTCAAACCGCTTCAGGTTAATAAAACGCAAACTTTGAGTATTGAAGAGCAGATCTCCAAAAAGATCTTTGATTTTTTTGCACCAGAGTGTATATTGGTCGATAAAGACTACTCCATTGTTTACAAAAAAGGGGAACTTCCGTTTGTACATCTTTCAGACGGATTTGTAACGCTTAATATCTTGGAAAATCTTGATGAAGCACTTCGTTATGATGTCACGCTTCTGCTTTCCCGTGCATTTGATTCCAACAGAACAGAGAGAACAAAGTTTATAGAAGTAACACTCAACTCATCTGATAACATATTTGTAAGAGTGATCGCTCATCCTTTTGATGATACAAGCGACAACTCCCTGTTGTTACTATACTTCCAGACATTAAGTGCTGCAGAGTTGGAATTTAATTCAGATAAGACAATATTGTCAGATGAATCATTAATGATCCATAGTTTAACGACACAGCTTAAAGAGGTAAAAAAAGAAAATTATTTACTTTTAGACAAGGAAAAAATAAATAAAGAAAATATGCAACTCCTATATGAGGAGCTTCAAAGTTCAAATGAGGAGTTGCAAAGCTCAAACGAGGAGCTTGAGACTTCCAATGAGGAGCTTCAAAGTTCCAATGAGGAGCTTCAGGCATCTATAGTGAATATCAAAAAACTAAAACAGCAACTCTCTCTTATACTAAACTCTACACTAGATGGAATGATGGGGCTGGACTTGGACGGAAACCATACTTTTGTCAATGATGTCGCTGTTAAAATGCTTGGTTTTTCCCAAGATGAACTCATAGGCAGGAATGGACATAAGCTTTGGCATCATACGAGAGCTGATGGGAGCCACTTTCCTTTTGAAGAGTGCCTTTTGCATCATGCACTTAAAAATGGCAAATCAGTGAGAATCCAAGATCTGTTCTGGAAAAAAGACGGAACATCAATTGAAGTTGAAGTAGCACAAAATCCTATTGTTGAAAATGGGAGAGTTACTGGTGCTGTTTTGTCTTTTCACGATATTACAGAGCAAAACAGTGTTAAAAGAATAGCAGATCGTGAGCATCAACTCTCTGATATTTTCATGAAAACACTCGGGACAATAGTGATGACATTGGATTTAGACGGAAACATCACTATGATCAATGAACAGGGAGCCAAACTACTGGGGGTGAAACATGATCTTATCATAGGTAAAAACTGGTTTGACAACTTTATTCCGGAGAATATTAAAGATGAGATAAAAAATGTGTTTCACAAGATTGTTAACAGGAAAGTGGCACCTGTTTCTCACTATAAGAATATTATCATAGACAACTTCAACAACGAACACCTTATATCCTGGACAAACAGTCTCATCAAAGATATAGATGGAAATATAACAGGGGTGGTAGCATCAGGCATAGATATAAGCAATGAAGAGGTGTTGTCGAAAAAGCTTTTTGAACAGGAGAACCTATATAGATTAACATTTGAAGAAGCAAATATTGGGATTGCCCATGTCTCACTTGAAGGGATGTGGATAGATACAAATGAATATCTCTCAAATCTATTGGGGTACACAAAAGAAGAGTTTCAAAAACTAAATATTGCCGATGTAACATATAAGGATGATATAAATAACGAAAAAAAGATGTTGAGACTTCTTTTAAATGGTGAGTTGAACAGTTATCATACAGAAAAAAGATATGTACATAAAAATGGCTCAATAGTATGGGTCAATGTCGGAGTTGTTTTACTTAAAGATGACCTTGGAAAACCTCTGTATATTCTAAAAGTGATTCGGGATATTTCTGAAATAAAACTTTTGATGTACCAAATAGAGCTTGAACGATCTGAACTCAAAGATATTATAGAGTTCACTCCTATTCCTATTATGCTGTATGATGAAGACTGTAAAATAATTATGGTAAACAAAGTTCTTAGTGAAACCATAGGCTATGATAAAGAGGAGATTTTAGATATAAACTTTTTAATAAAGCATCTTTATGCCCCTCAAGACAAGAAAAAAGCAAAAGCGTTTTTTGAAAAGCCTTTTAAAAGCAGACAAATAGAAAAAATGGAACATACTATTGTTACCAGATTCGGGGAAAAAAGAGTTGGTATTTTAAATTCGGTTATGCTGAACAAAAGGAATGAAAAGAACAAAAAAGTTGTTTTGACCGCAATAGTTGATATAACAGAACTGCAACATAAAGAGGAGCTTATGATAGCACAGTCCCGTCAGGCCGCTATGGGAGATATGCTTGCGATGATAGCACATCAGTGGAGACAACCTCTCAGTGTTATATCTATGACAGCAAACAATATGCATGCACAGCTGGAGCTGGACGGAGAGGTGAAGCCCGAAGATATTGAAGAGTATATAAAAACACTTGACAAACAGACAAGTTATCTATCCCAAACGATAGATGACTTCAGGAACTTTTTTAAACCGGACAAAACAAAAGAGAAGATCTCTTTTGATGCCATATTTAATCAAATACTGACACTGATGCAAAAATCACTCCAAAACAACAATATTACTCTACAGCTACCGCATAATAGAGAGATAGAGATTTTCATTTATCCAAACCAGCTTATTCAAGTACTTATAAATATAATCAATAATGCAAAAGATGCCATAAAAGAACACAACCCTGAACATGGTGTCATAACTGTAAATTTAAATGAGAAAAAAAATAAAATTATCCTCGAAATCTGTGATAACGGCGGAGGAATAGACCCATCAGTAAAAGATAAACTGGGGCAACCCTATGTCAGTACTAAATCTCAAAACGGAACGGGACTGGGGTTATATATGTCAAGTATTATCGTTTCAAAGTATCTGGAGGGAAAACTCTACTGGAACAGCGATGAGGAAAACACCTGTTTTTATATTGAACTTCCAAAGATAAAAGAGAATAGATAA
- a CDS encoding class I SAM-dependent methyltransferase, with amino-acid sequence MECHICDGAVESFVDGKTDISYYHCHTCEYLFKSPECYQGIEEQKARYDLHENDENDEGYRAYFQRFLDFVLPLVGEPENGFDFGCGKSTLLADILNNIGVVCDYYDPIYHPDLPDNSKKYELIVSTEVFEHLHDPRSVFSSLAARLKEGGYLAIQTQFHPNDRVAFREWYYHKDPTHIVFFRPKTFQVLAERFGCKVLADNGKNMIVLKKQTSDRSGV; translated from the coding sequence ATGGAGTGTCATATCTGTGATGGAGCAGTAGAGTCTTTTGTAGACGGGAAAACTGATATCAGCTACTATCATTGTCATACATGCGAATATCTCTTCAAGTCTCCGGAGTGTTATCAGGGAATAGAGGAGCAGAAGGCACGTTATGATCTACATGAGAATGATGAGAATGACGAAGGCTACAGAGCGTATTTTCAGCGCTTTCTTGATTTTGTACTTCCACTGGTCGGAGAACCGGAGAATGGATTTGATTTTGGATGTGGAAAGAGTACGCTACTTGCTGACATATTAAATAATATTGGAGTGGTTTGTGATTACTACGATCCGATCTATCACCCTGATTTACCGGATAATAGTAAAAAATATGAGCTTATTGTCTCTACGGAGGTTTTTGAACATCTTCATGATCCAAGATCAGTTTTTTCCTCACTGGCAGCACGCTTGAAAGAGGGTGGATACCTGGCGATACAGACACAGTTCCACCCCAATGACAGAGTAGCGTTCAGAGAGTGGTATTACCATAAAGATCCTACACACATTGTTTTTTTCAGACCGAAAACATTTCAAGTGTTGGCAGAGAGGTTTGGCTGTAAAGTGCTTGCAGATAACGGAAAGAATATGATAGTATTAAAAAAACAAACATCTGATCGATCGGGAGTTTAA
- a CDS encoding TRAP transporter substrate-binding protein, translating to MKRRDFLSATAIGATALAVSGCHRAEEKQAAGSANINRAKKVTLKLATSWPAHFPIMGTGVDTFARRCNELSGGTLEIKVFAKNILVPAMQVFDATSAAQIDAFHSGVYYWKGKNLSFSIFGGMPLGLTSEEMITWLKFGGGYELWRELYGKFNLYPLIGGTTGPQMGGWFKKEINSLDDLKGLKMRIPGLGGEVMKKLGVNPVLLPAGEIYTALERGTIDATEWVGPALDSMMGFAKAAPFYYTGWHEPGSILEITFNKVRWEKLSDEHRAIITAASEEMTGNMLQEFRYKNAKALQELPGNVQIRTFPKDMMDAAKAALKEVLAEQSSQSEDFKRVLESYEAFVKLNKPWDDISTKNFLEIRS from the coding sequence ATGAAACGAAGAGATTTTCTGTCCGCTACAGCAATCGGTGCTACCGCACTGGCTGTCAGCGGGTGCCACAGAGCTGAAGAGAAACAGGCAGCAGGTAGTGCCAACATCAACCGGGCAAAAAAAGTCACTCTCAAACTGGCTACCTCCTGGCCGGCCCATTTTCCCATCATGGGAACTGGTGTTGATACCTTTGCCAGGCGCTGCAATGAACTTAGCGGCGGTACACTGGAGATAAAGGTTTTTGCCAAAAATATCCTCGTACCTGCCATGCAGGTTTTCGATGCCACCTCGGCAGCCCAGATCGATGCATTTCACTCAGGTGTTTACTACTGGAAGGGTAAGAACCTTTCATTCTCCATCTTTGGCGGTATGCCGCTTGGTCTGACCAGTGAAGAGATGATCACATGGCTGAAGTTCGGAGGCGGGTATGAACTCTGGCGTGAACTCTACGGCAAGTTCAACCTCTACCCTCTTATAGGGGGAACCACTGGCCCTCAGATGGGCGGTTGGTTCAAAAAGGAGATCAACTCGCTTGATGATCTCAAGGGTCTCAAGATGCGTATTCCAGGTCTTGGCGGGGAGGTTATGAAAAAGCTGGGAGTCAACCCTGTCCTGCTTCCTGCCGGAGAAATATACACTGCACTGGAACGGGGAACCATCGATGCAACAGAATGGGTGGGACCTGCCCTTGACAGCATGATGGGCTTTGCAAAAGCAGCCCCCTTCTACTATACCGGATGGCATGAACCCGGTTCCATTCTGGAGATCACTTTCAATAAAGTACGCTGGGAAAAACTCAGTGATGAACATAGAGCCATCATCACAGCTGCCAGTGAAGAGATGACAGGAAATATGCTGCAGGAGTTCCGTTATAAAAATGCCAAAGCCCTGCAGGAACTTCCTGGAAATGTACAGATAAGAACATTCCCAAAAGATATGATGGATGCGGCAAAAGCAGCACTTAAAGAGGTCTTGGCTGAGCAGAGTAGCCAAAGTGAGGATTTTAAACGGGTTTTGGAAAGTTACGAAGCTTTTGTAAAGCTGAACAAGCCCTGGGATGACATCAGTACAAAGAACTTTTTGGAGATCCGAAGCTAA
- a CDS encoding Spy/CpxP family protein refolding chaperone has product MKKSLLFLSAATAVLFAGNAEGLVKKHCASCHMLEKPMPEQMPTLTAPAFDAVIFHLKDSVKGQEAQKMFIVDYVLNPSASKSVCESNKVAKFGVMPSMKGKVREDELEEIAEYLLKNYPHPAFVRMIKEILKNDAMAALKSSPFLINSDNLPHFTKLLIQNWDKAKLGLTDEQKQKLLKVRKKTISGISGIKQQLEPLEADVIDAMIEREDPKSVEKQLEQIAKLKLEATKIHLKCIADTTAILSEEQVAVLLPFWE; this is encoded by the coding sequence ATGAAAAAATCATTACTTTTTTTAAGTGCTGCAACCGCTGTTCTGTTTGCGGGTAATGCAGAAGGATTGGTAAAAAAACACTGTGCAAGCTGTCATATGCTTGAGAAACCTATGCCTGAGCAGATGCCGACACTGACTGCACCGGCATTTGATGCAGTGATCTTTCATCTCAAAGATTCGGTCAAGGGTCAAGAGGCACAGAAGATGTTTATCGTTGATTATGTACTGAACCCTTCCGCTTCCAAATCGGTTTGCGAGTCGAACAAGGTGGCAAAATTCGGTGTAATGCCTTCTATGAAAGGTAAGGTGAGAGAAGATGAGCTTGAAGAGATTGCCGAGTACCTTTTGAAGAACTACCCGCATCCAGCTTTTGTCAGAATGATCAAAGAGATCCTGAAAAATGATGCAATGGCGGCACTGAAAAGTTCTCCGTTTCTCATTAACTCGGACAACCTGCCTCATTTTACCAAACTGCTTATACAGAACTGGGATAAAGCAAAACTCGGACTTACCGATGAGCAGAAACAGAAGCTCCTGAAAGTACGTAAGAAGACAATAAGCGGTATATCCGGGATCAAGCAGCAGCTTGAGCCTCTTGAAGCGGATGTGATTGATGCTATGATAGAGAGAGAAGACCCTAAAAGTGTAGAGAAACAGCTTGAACAGATAGCGAAGCTGAAGCTTGAAGCAACCAAGATACACCTGAAGTGCATTGCTGATACGACAGCGATACTCAGTGAGGAACAGGTGGCCGTACTGCTTCCATTCTGGGAGTAA
- a CDS encoding DUF2231 domain-containing protein, with translation MNVLHPPFVHFVIALPLAALFSQLTYLKTADRTYSKAAIRIMVLASLVSFFAIFSGLIDAGKIIQNQNILKSGLPLLDHHKVFGFVVVFILLITTLTKWLALSKNSLTLEKLSLSLIILSISVSLYQGNKGGSIVYKYSGGVDTQIIMNRVSENNTK, from the coding sequence ATGAATGTTTTACACCCCCCATTTGTACACTTTGTCATCGCTTTGCCGCTTGCAGCACTCTTTTCTCAATTAACTTATCTGAAAACCGCTGACAGAACCTATTCAAAAGCTGCTATACGGATCATGGTTCTGGCCTCTCTTGTATCATTTTTTGCAATTTTCAGTGGCTTGATCGATGCAGGAAAGATCATCCAGAACCAAAATATTCTGAAAAGTGGTCTACCGCTTCTGGATCATCATAAAGTATTCGGTTTTGTTGTCGTATTTATACTTTTGATCACCACTTTGACAAAATGGCTGGCTCTTTCCAAAAACTCTCTGACCCTTGAGAAACTCTCTCTTTCTCTGATCATCCTTTCTATCTCCGTCTCACTTTATCAGGGAAACAAAGGTGGATCTATCGTTTATAAATATTCCGGAGGTGTCGACACTCAGATAATTATGAACAGAGTATCCGAAAATAACACCAAATAG
- a CDS encoding FIST signal transduction protein yields MADIIFDPTASIESFADNMNILSAKNRSVIILACDANGFTKKLIDPILRENTLSVTGGIFPSVIYNDTKYDRGTIFIGLKENIQINIIKDISQKNYDKLDADMEKQIGNIDKSAKTIFVYIDGLTKHIGKCINVLFDNYGLDINYIGGGTGSLSFEQKPSLFTSQGLLQDALVYAHSRAKSSIGVSHGWKSISGPYQVTKSDTTVLKELDFKPAFEVYKSIVDQYASEPINTDNFFQIAKSFPFGINTLSNEKIVRDPIILNGTEMVCVGNVEEGNYVDILQGKKDALIKAAKNAADISNENMDFENDFTLFIDCISRVLFLEEDFSDEIKAVCRNNMPLVGALTFGEIANNGKNHLEFFNKTSVVGHIGHG; encoded by the coding sequence ATGGCTGACATTATTTTTGACCCTACAGCTTCAATAGAAAGTTTTGCTGACAATATGAATATACTCAGTGCCAAAAACAGATCTGTTATTATTTTGGCATGTGATGCCAACGGATTTACAAAGAAGTTGATCGATCCCATTCTTCGCGAAAACACACTCTCTGTCACAGGCGGTATTTTCCCTTCTGTTATCTACAATGACACGAAGTATGATAGAGGCACTATTTTTATCGGCCTTAAAGAGAACATCCAGATCAATATCATTAAAGATATCAGCCAAAAAAATTATGACAAGTTGGATGCTGATATGGAAAAACAGATAGGTAATATTGATAAGTCCGCTAAAACCATATTCGTTTATATAGACGGTTTGACAAAACATATCGGTAAATGTATCAATGTCCTGTTTGACAATTACGGACTGGATATCAACTATATCGGAGGAGGTACCGGCTCATTGAGCTTTGAGCAGAAACCTTCGCTCTTTACCAGCCAAGGGCTGTTACAGGATGCTTTGGTCTATGCCCATTCCCGGGCTAAAAGCTCAATTGGTGTCAGTCATGGGTGGAAAAGCATCAGCGGACCTTACCAGGTGACCAAATCGGACACGACCGTACTAAAAGAGCTTGACTTCAAACCGGCATTTGAGGTTTATAAAAGTATCGTAGACCAATACGCCTCTGAACCCATCAATACAGATAATTTTTTTCAAATTGCCAAATCATTTCCCTTTGGTATCAATACACTCTCAAATGAAAAAATAGTACGCGATCCGATCATCCTCAACGGTACAGAAATGGTCTGTGTCGGAAATGTAGAAGAGGGTAATTACGTTGATATTCTGCAAGGTAAAAAAGATGCCCTGATAAAAGCTGCAAAAAATGCTGCAGATATCAGTAACGAAAATATGGATTTTGAAAATGATTTTACCCTCTTTATAGACTGTATCTCACGTGTACTGTTCCTGGAAGAAGATTTTTCTGATGAAATTAAAGCAGTATGCAGGAACAATATGCCTCTTGTAGGAGCACTGACTTTTGGTGAGATCGCCAATAATGGTAAAAATCATCTGGAATTTTTCAATAAAACATCCGTAGTAGGACATATCGGCCATGGATAA